In Shewanella glacialimarina, the genomic stretch AGTTTTTTGTTATACTCATAAAAATTATAAGAAAAATGCACTCTATTTAAATTTTTGCTAGTTTTTCGGATAATTGGCGTAACTTTACAACTTATTGGGTTTATTGAGCGTTTAATAATGCTATTTAAGCCAACGGCTTCCATTGATATGACATTCATGGAAGGTAAAGTGAGTAAAGAAATTGCCGAAAATCGTTTTCAATGTCGTAACAGCTTAAGGCGACTTTCATGTTAGAACTGTTAGAACCAATTGCCATTTTTACCCATGTTGCTCGTGCAGGCAGTTTTAGTGCTGCTGCAAGACGCCTTGGAATATCCAAATCTAAAGTAAGTACGCAGGTGGCTGATTTAGAACATAAATTAGGTGTGCAGCTTATTCAGCGAACGACTCGTAGTTTAAGTTTAACAGAAGCGGGTAATTTACTTTATTTACAAGGTGAAGAGCTGCTTCGCGATGCTGAACAAGCGGTTTCTAGTGTGCATAATTTGAATGATGCCACACGTGGTGTACTTAAAGTGGGAATTTCACAATCATTTGGTACCATGCATCTTATCCCTGCACTACCAGCGTTTATGGCTAAACATCCTGATCTAGAGTTGCAAGTAAGTTTGTTGGACCATAAGGTTGATGTTGTTAGTGAAGGTTTAGATTTATTGCTAACGATGTCTGAGCAACTCCCTTTAGGCATGGTGGCTCGTCCATTAATGAAGTGTCAGTTCTTATTAGCAGCATCGCCTGAGTATGTGGCTAAGCACGGTAACATATCGCGCCCTGAACAGCTTGTTGAACACAATTGCCTAGTTTACCAAGG encodes the following:
- a CDS encoding LysR family transcriptional regulator, with the translated sequence MLELLEPIAIFTHVARAGSFSAAARRLGISKSKVSTQVADLEHKLGVQLIQRTTRSLSLTEAGNLLYLQGEELLRDAEQAVSSVHNLNDATRGVLKVGISQSFGTMHLIPALPAFMAKHPDLELQVSLLDHKVDVVSEGLDLLLTMSEQLPLGMVARPLMKCQFLLAASPEYVAKHGNISRPEQLVEHNCLVYQGEWHEHSMWQFKRGDDYCEIGVSGNFRVDNAPALKSAAVSGLGIAYLASYLMEDEIEKGTLVPLLTDWQLTNNLPLQAVYPRRKHLAPKVSAFIDFIKGHIGTSPYWDVKFEHLYKLRK